In Amphiura filiformis chromosome 2, Afil_fr2py, whole genome shotgun sequence, one DNA window encodes the following:
- the LOC140146129 gene encoding heterogeneous nuclear ribonucleoprotein L-like isoform X1, translating to MASYEGHATKRQRTDVGGRGVQSGSRDRFEDPHKPPPSRVVHVRGLSDGVMDADLVEAMQHFGTISFVYMMPRKGQALVEFEDMEAAKACVEYTQVNTYGQSHPDNVINVGGVPALFNFSTSQRINRPGEQEHQEETPNNVLLITVTNPRYPITTSVMHTICKLYGQVVRIVIFKKNGVQAMVEMDSIASATEAKLKLHGCDIYAGCCTLRVEYARPKSLTVHKNDSETWDYTNQSLNQSQNRGPALLDDPPEATYNGPTVRRGQQGPPGFNQYGNGMGEQGFDQYGMQEQRGPAPPRGRGGPMPQHYQDQGYPPQHPGRGYPQERGDYSQQQYGGYGMQEQHGLQPPPQTQPGNGSPVVMIYGMEAKKMNCDRLFNLLCLYGNVMKIKYLKSKPGCAMAEMGDALAVERAVTNLSNIDFFDKTIQLGFSRQMFLAPPGQAGELPDGTPSFMDYSQSRNNRFTTSQAASKNRIHQPSKVLHFFNAHPESTAETIKQIFLNVGVDEPVSVKMFESKSERNLTGLVEWPDKQRAVEALIMANHTTMENPSGRYPYTFKLCFSNALHAN from the exons GACCGATTTGAGGATCCCCACAAGCCACCACCATCAAGAGTAGTGCATGTACGAGGCTTGAGTGATGGCGTCATGGATGCTGATCTAGTAGAAGCAATGCAGCACTTTGGAACCATCAG TTTTGTGTACATGATGCCAAGGAAAGGGCAGGCTTTGGTGGAGTTTGAAGACATGGAGGCAGCTAAAGCGTGTGTAGAATATACACAGGTAAACACATATGGCCAG TCGCATCCAGATAATGTCATCAACGTTGGGGGCGTACCGGCTCTCTTCAACTTCTCTACTAGTCAGCGTATCAACAGACCTGG GGAACAAGAACATCAAGAGGAGACTCCCAACAACGTGCTACTCATCACTGTCACAAACCCACGTTACCCCATCACCACG AGTGTGATGCATACCATCTGCAAGCTCTATGGTCAGGTGGTGCGTAttgttatcttcaagaagaaTGGTGTACAAGCCATGGTAGA GATGGACTCCATTGCCAGTGCCACAGAAGCTAAACTCAAGCTGCACGGATGTGACATATACGCTGGGTGCTGTACACTCAGAGTGGAGTATGCCAGG CCCAAAAGTCTGACAGTTCACAAGAACGACAGCGAAACATGGGACTACACCAACCAGAGCTTGAACCAATCACAAA ATCGAGGCCCAGCTCTTTTGGATGACCCGCCAGAAGCCACTTATAATGGGCCTACGGTGAGACGTGGACAGCAGGGCCCTCCTGGGTTCAATCAGTATGGCAATGGCATGGGAGAGCAGGGCTTTGACCAATATG GCATGCAGGAACAGCGAGGTCCAGCGCCCCCTAGAGGCCGAGGTGGCCCAATGCCGCAGCATTATCAAGATCAAGGCTACCCTCCCCAACACCCAGGACGCGGCTACCCACAGGAGAGAGGCGACTATAGCCAACAACAGTACGGTGGCTATGGTATGCAGGAACAGCATGGTTTGCAACCACCCCCTCAGACACAGCCCGGTAATGGTAGCCCTGTGGTTATGATATATGGAATGGAAGCCAAGAAGATGAACTGCGATAGACTGTTTAACTTACTCTGTCTCTATGGTAATGTTATGAAG ATCAAATACTTGAAGAGTAAACCGGGATGTGCTATGGCAGAGATGGGTGATGCCCTAGCTGTTGAGAGAGCCGTCACCAATCTGAGTAACATTGACTTCTTTGACAAAACTATCCAGCTTGG CTTTTCTCGTCAGATGTTTCTAGCGCCCCCAGGCCAGGCGGGTGAGTTGCCCGACGGTACGCCATCCTTCATGGACTACTCACAAAGTCGTAACAACAGATTCACCACCAGCCAGGCGGCATCCAAGAATC GTATTCATCAGCCATCAAAGGTTCTGCATTTCTTTAATGCTCACCCAGAGAGTACAGCAGAGACAATCAAACAG ATATTCCTGAATGTTGGTGTAGATGAGCCTGTTAGTGTCAAGATGTTTGAATCCAAAT CTGAGCGCAATCTGACGGGTCTGGTTGAATGGCCTGATAAACAAAGAGCAGTGGAAGCACTCATCATGGCCAACCACACTACCATGGAAAACCCAA GTGGCCGCTACCCGTACACATTCAAGCTGTGTTTCTCCAATGCTCTTCATGCTAACTAA
- the LOC140146129 gene encoding heterogeneous nuclear ribonucleoprotein L-like isoform X2 yields the protein MASYEGHATKRQRTDVGGRGVQSGSRDRFEDPHKPPPSRVVHVRGLSDGVMDADLVEAMQHFGTISFVYMMPRKGQALVEFEDMEAAKACVEYTQSHPDNVINVGGVPALFNFSTSQRINRPGEQEHQEETPNNVLLITVTNPRYPITTSVMHTICKLYGQVVRIVIFKKNGVQAMVEMDSIASATEAKLKLHGCDIYAGCCTLRVEYARPKSLTVHKNDSETWDYTNQSLNQSQNRGPALLDDPPEATYNGPTVRRGQQGPPGFNQYGNGMGEQGFDQYGMQEQRGPAPPRGRGGPMPQHYQDQGYPPQHPGRGYPQERGDYSQQQYGGYGMQEQHGLQPPPQTQPGNGSPVVMIYGMEAKKMNCDRLFNLLCLYGNVMKIKYLKSKPGCAMAEMGDALAVERAVTNLSNIDFFDKTIQLGFSRQMFLAPPGQAGELPDGTPSFMDYSQSRNNRFTTSQAASKNRIHQPSKVLHFFNAHPESTAETIKQIFLNVGVDEPVSVKMFESKSERNLTGLVEWPDKQRAVEALIMANHTTMENPSGRYPYTFKLCFSNALHAN from the exons GACCGATTTGAGGATCCCCACAAGCCACCACCATCAAGAGTAGTGCATGTACGAGGCTTGAGTGATGGCGTCATGGATGCTGATCTAGTAGAAGCAATGCAGCACTTTGGAACCATCAG TTTTGTGTACATGATGCCAAGGAAAGGGCAGGCTTTGGTGGAGTTTGAAGACATGGAGGCAGCTAAAGCGTGTGTAGAATATACACAG TCGCATCCAGATAATGTCATCAACGTTGGGGGCGTACCGGCTCTCTTCAACTTCTCTACTAGTCAGCGTATCAACAGACCTGG GGAACAAGAACATCAAGAGGAGACTCCCAACAACGTGCTACTCATCACTGTCACAAACCCACGTTACCCCATCACCACG AGTGTGATGCATACCATCTGCAAGCTCTATGGTCAGGTGGTGCGTAttgttatcttcaagaagaaTGGTGTACAAGCCATGGTAGA GATGGACTCCATTGCCAGTGCCACAGAAGCTAAACTCAAGCTGCACGGATGTGACATATACGCTGGGTGCTGTACACTCAGAGTGGAGTATGCCAGG CCCAAAAGTCTGACAGTTCACAAGAACGACAGCGAAACATGGGACTACACCAACCAGAGCTTGAACCAATCACAAA ATCGAGGCCCAGCTCTTTTGGATGACCCGCCAGAAGCCACTTATAATGGGCCTACGGTGAGACGTGGACAGCAGGGCCCTCCTGGGTTCAATCAGTATGGCAATGGCATGGGAGAGCAGGGCTTTGACCAATATG GCATGCAGGAACAGCGAGGTCCAGCGCCCCCTAGAGGCCGAGGTGGCCCAATGCCGCAGCATTATCAAGATCAAGGCTACCCTCCCCAACACCCAGGACGCGGCTACCCACAGGAGAGAGGCGACTATAGCCAACAACAGTACGGTGGCTATGGTATGCAGGAACAGCATGGTTTGCAACCACCCCCTCAGACACAGCCCGGTAATGGTAGCCCTGTGGTTATGATATATGGAATGGAAGCCAAGAAGATGAACTGCGATAGACTGTTTAACTTACTCTGTCTCTATGGTAATGTTATGAAG ATCAAATACTTGAAGAGTAAACCGGGATGTGCTATGGCAGAGATGGGTGATGCCCTAGCTGTTGAGAGAGCCGTCACCAATCTGAGTAACATTGACTTCTTTGACAAAACTATCCAGCTTGG CTTTTCTCGTCAGATGTTTCTAGCGCCCCCAGGCCAGGCGGGTGAGTTGCCCGACGGTACGCCATCCTTCATGGACTACTCACAAAGTCGTAACAACAGATTCACCACCAGCCAGGCGGCATCCAAGAATC GTATTCATCAGCCATCAAAGGTTCTGCATTTCTTTAATGCTCACCCAGAGAGTACAGCAGAGACAATCAAACAG ATATTCCTGAATGTTGGTGTAGATGAGCCTGTTAGTGTCAAGATGTTTGAATCCAAAT CTGAGCGCAATCTGACGGGTCTGGTTGAATGGCCTGATAAACAAAGAGCAGTGGAAGCACTCATCATGGCCAACCACACTACCATGGAAAACCCAA GTGGCCGCTACCCGTACACATTCAAGCTGTGTTTCTCCAATGCTCTTCATGCTAACTAA